A window from Argonema galeatum A003/A1 encodes these proteins:
- a CDS encoding TMEM14 family protein, translating into MDRIAVWSILVYALAVALGGVFGYIKAKSNMSLITGLVSGAALLVAWFFATTKPETGLAIAIVIGAVLVVVFITRLIRTRKFMPAGIMMSLSFLATAVFVWGWLALA; encoded by the coding sequence CAGTCTGGTCTATTCTAGTTTATGCTTTAGCCGTTGCTTTGGGTGGTGTATTCGGCTACATCAAAGCAAAAAGCAATATGTCGCTAATTACTGGTCTGGTTAGCGGTGCAGCGCTTCTAGTTGCATGGTTTTTTGCCACGACAAAACCGGAAACAGGATTGGCAATAGCAATTGTGATAGGAGCGGTTTTGGTAGTAGTTTTTATTACCCGTCTAATCCGTACCCGGAAATTCATGCCAGCCGGTATAATGATGTCTTTAAGCTTTTTGGCAACTGCGGTGTTTGTGTGGGGTTGGCTGGCTCTAGCCTAG